The proteins below are encoded in one region of Candidatus Amarolinea dominans:
- a CDS encoding metal-sensitive transcriptional regulator: MPISNSEVKGDLHRRLKRIEGQVRGVQHMLDDDRDCRAILQQLSAIRAAVQQASLLLVRAHATECLLNPAPGMSTEKLVDELVDALSGLPMTTAVAAGSLIPA; the protein is encoded by the coding sequence ATGCCAATTAGTAATAGCGAAGTCAAGGGTGATTTGCACCGGCGCCTGAAACGGATCGAAGGCCAGGTGCGGGGCGTTCAGCATATGCTGGACGATGATCGCGATTGCCGGGCGATCTTGCAGCAGCTTTCGGCCATTCGCGCGGCCGTGCAGCAGGCCAGCCTGCTGCTGGTCAGAGCGCATGCTACGGAATGCTTGCTGAATCCTGCACCAGGCATGTCCACCGAGAAGCTGGTGGATGAGCTGGTGGATGCGCTCAGCGGGTTGCCCATGACAACGGCTGTGGCTGCTGGCTCGTTGATCCCCGCATGA